Genomic segment of Triticum aestivum cultivar Chinese Spring chromosome 6A, IWGSC CS RefSeq v2.1, whole genome shotgun sequence:
CAGGGGATGCGCTGGAGCTTCAGCAGGGCATCGTCCTTCCCGTGCTTGGACGCCTTCAAGTGCTtggccgtcgccctccgccaccgCTGCTCGAAGTTCTTGAGGACGTCGTACGCGGCGGCGCCGTCGAGGCGGCAGTGCATGTCGTGCCACGGCAGACGGGGCCCGTTCTCCCCGGCGGCGTCGCCGAGCGTGGGGTTGTGGATGTCCCCCCGGAAGACGGTGTCGAGGTCCCCGAAGAGCCGGTGGGCCGGGGTGTCGTATCGGCCAGCGGCGAGGTCGAGGCCGCCCAGAAAAGCCGTGATCCGGCGGGTGGCCTCGGACGCCGGCGTGTCGACGAGGATGCTCTTCTGGTTGTGCGCGTACGGCGTGCCCACCACCTGCACGCTGGACAGGCATCGCACTGATCAGCTCATGCATCTAGTTCCAAATTGAGAAAAGTTATATAACACTCTTttaaatgttgtttttttatttaaCACTGATTCCTAGGATGAGGATTTGTGGCACGCAAGTGCGAGGGCACTCAAGTGCCAGCCTTTTATTTTGGCTTCCAATTTTCAAAGTTCTATATCTTTTAAATGTTCCTCGTGACCAGTGCTTTGAAATAAGATAATTTCGAATAGATTTTGATTACTTTAAAAAAATTAAGTTTCGATTGTTGAAACTTAGTACAAGTGTAAAAAAAATGTGTCTACGATTGACAGAAAAAATTGCTTAAAAATATATCTCagaaacttgttgaaactttgcaTTTTTAGATGAAAAAATCGTAATTTCCATCGTTCAAACCTAAATCTTTTTGAGGGATTTTCCTTTTTAATGTGCCCTCATGCGAGATTCAACTACTTCGCGAATCGCAAGGCAGGTCGAGTGCGCGACAAGGCTTGACAGGTTAGTGCCCCCGCACTTACGTGCCCCTGCGAATTTCCGCTGATTTCCCCCTCCTTATATAACATTAACTCTAAAATTTGTGCCTTCTATAACACTTCCATCACTTCTGTTAGCATATATCGTTTAGTTTGCTTGTCAGTTTTTTAAGGCAGAGAAAATTGCCCCTGCCTATCACACAAACCGTCTCTGATTTTCTTTCGGTTTTCCCCCATGTCTTCCCACACCTAGCGAGCGATGGCGGCACAACGATGGCAGCGGGGACTCGCGAGACACAGGAGAGATTAAGGGCGGCGTCATTGCTGGGTAAGACAGTGCCGCGGAGGTCGGCCATGGAGGGGCTGGAGATGGTAGCCATGGAGGGACTGCAGATGCGCCGGACGACGAGGTACAACTGTGGACTAGGAGTCAGTTCTCAACCATTTGTAAGGTGGACTATGTAACCAACAACCTGAGAGAGTGATTCAATAAATGGATTAAGCACCACAAGACTTTGAACTTGGACGACTTAATGGGCAAGCTTAGGTAGATGATTATGATCATGTGGAATCGAAGGAGAAAAGTAGCAAAAAAAGTTAGTTGGTTTAATTTTGCCCCACATAATTAATAAGTTGAATGCAAATAGTAGAGTTAAAGTTGGAGGTGGTAGAATGCTCGGAAGAAGTTGCTGAAGTTACTCAATTGGGAGGCATCAGATTTAGGTTTGTCGTCAACTTGCATAGCACTACATGTTCTTGCATACAATGGCAAATTGTCGGCCTTTCTTGCAAACATGCTCTAGCATTCATCACATCACTTGTCAATGCACATGTATAGAATTATGTGGACTTAGATTACTCCATTGACATGTTTATAGCAGCTTATGACCAACTAATCCCTGCTATTTGTTCATTTTTGGGGTAATATGCAAACCATGTGTTTGTTTTTTTTTTCTAATTATGCAACTGCAATGTATACAAATTAGTTTATCTTTTTTAAATGATATTTTCAAACATATAGCTCGAATAAATATATACGTCAAGGCTCCATGAAcaattaatgtactaaaaataaAGGTAGTGGAAATGACACAAAGCTAAACTGAGGATGATgaaaattttatgaatttttttgagGCATTTGGTACGATAAGATTATACGGGACTTGTGAACTTAAAGGATTTAATTTGCACATTTACCTAAATTTTGACCAATGTCCGAAGAAACCATCAGGTAGTTAATAATAAATCACACAAACCAAAAAACATTACAAATATAAGAGAAAATATGGTATCTTAGCTTGCCTTTTGCTTGGCCATGTCGACTTTGCTTCTAGGGTAGCGATGCGAGAGTACACAAATCACAGATGACTGTTTGAAAAACTTCTTCGTGTCTTCGCCACTAGTTTGCATCATGCCTCCctaataaaatagcaaataaaaaacACAACATAAGAATACACCTATATGTTTTCTTCTTCATTCACACGTTTAGTGATGTATACGAGCCTCAAATTCTAGATATTGAGTTCTTCCACGAAGGTTTTTCTCGTGTCAGAGAATTTTTCATATTGCATCTTTGGTATTCATATTGATACTAGGAATTTCAACATCGTATTCAAGAGAAGCATGCTATATCCAAACTTCAATTTATACTTTTATTCACATGGGCATTTATCAATAAATTGTCAATATTCTCTTCCATGATGTTTAGACTCAGTTGCCAAATTGTGATGTCTTGTGCTTTGTTTTATGACAAAATATCGTGTGAAAACCAAGTTTCAATGAAAACTTTGCGGAAACCATGTTTGAAAgtttcaaaaattctaaaaaaatgcatTATGTTAAGAGAGTGGTGTTATACTGACATGTGAAATTCCAAGTTCAAACACAAAACAGTTTACACGCTACAATAAAAACGATTTATGTTAAGAGACGTTTCTTGTTCGGCACTATTCAATGCTGATTTTTTTTGCACCTCATTATCAAATTTGTGTTTCAACTTGGAAGTTCACATGCTAATAGAACATCACGTTGTTAACATGTCGTATTTTCTATTAGATTTGCTCAAAACTTCAAAACATACTTTTGCACGTGGTTTCCATCGGTTTCCACCGAAGCTTGACTTTCACATGATATTATCTAGTTTTATAACCTCACGTAGAAAAATAGGACAAATATAAACAGAAAAACCAAACAAACACAAAAGAGGGCAAAAATCTAGTAAGGCAAACAGGATTATCATAAATCACCGTAATGACAACTCAACCTTGCCTTAAATGCTCGCTAAAGCATACAAAGACCAATGCAATAGTACATAGACTTACTGGTTCAAATTCCTTTTTGTGTGTGGGAACTTCTGGTTCCAATCCAAATGCGATATATTCAATTGGTTTTACCCAATCATGTATTTTGGACACaaattaattatatatatatatatatatatatatatatatatgaattttgataaaAATTGGCAAAAGTTGGAATTTGGCCCCAATTCATTTCTAACTGAGATAACCTGATCGAACTGCAAATATGTTGGCACGTACTGAACTCGCTGAAATTTGCTAAATTTTGACGAAATTCCATTGGAATCGCCAATTACGCACTAGCAGGCTGATCTTACCGTGTTTAGGAAGAAGCTGGGGTGCAGGGGAGTGTCGTGATGGTCAGAGACGAGGAGGCAGACGCGGACGCCCTCCTGCGACTTGTACTTGAGCAGATCCCCCAGCGCCATCTTCTCCACCTCCACGCCGGCCAGCGCCCTCACCTCCGCCGCCTTCTCCGCCATCTCCGGCGACATCTCCTCCCGCAGCAGCCGCACCCTCGCGCCCACCGCCCACCCCGCCACGTACACCAGCTTCTGCGCCCCCAGCACCGCCATGCACACGTCCTCCCAGCACCGCCCGCGCTCGTACGAGCACGGCGCCCCCACCGCCACGTGCGCGTCCTGGTACAGCTTCAGCTCGCACCCGCGCCGCGCCGGGAAGTACGCCGGCACGCCGCCGAAGCGGCGCCGCCGGGAGGGCGACGACGATGCGGGGGTGAAGGTGAGGGAGACGCGGATGGCGGAGTTGGGTTTCGGCGGGCCGCGGCCGTCCGGGCGGAGCAGCGGGAGCCAGGCGTCCGCGATGGGCTTGCCGTCGAGGAGGGTTGCGGCCGGGAGGGTGGCGAAGCCGATGAGGTCGGAGCCGAAGGGGTCGGAGTCCCTGACCTGGAGGACGAGGCGGGAGGCCTCGTGCGCGAGGGGGATGCGTATGCGCGCCGACCAGTCCGGGGCCTCGGAGTTGCGGACGACGTAGGTGCGCGCGAGCGTGGTGTCCGGGCCGTCCGGCCCCGAGACGGCGACGACGGCGTAGGGGTCGGATGTCGGCACGATGCTGTGGCGGCCGCGAGGcttttggcggcggcggcggcggcggcggcggagggggctGTCGGCGTCGGTGTCGGCGTCGATGTTGCGGCtggggaggcggcggggccggatGCAGAGCCGGCGGAGGATGGTGGAGAGGACGTCCATGTTGGGGAGGCCGCACGCCTCGTGGATGGTCAGGTCGAGGTCGCCGTGGAGGAGCTCGAGCCGCTCGCCGTCGTCGGCCATGGACGACATGGCCGGCCGGTCCGTCGGCGTGCGTTTGCGCGCGTCCGATCTCCGGGCCGTGCCGTTATGCTCCCGCCACCTTTATGAGCTAATTAGCAGGCGTTGcaagacactgacaggtggggccaaaCGAGGAAACAGCGTGGACCTGAGAGGTCAGGTGGGCCCCTGAGAT
This window contains:
- the LOC123130209 gene encoding phospholipase D delta-like, whose translation is MSSMADDGERLELLHGDLDLTIHEACGLPNMDVLSTILRRLCIRPRRLPSRNIDADTDADSPLRRRRRRRRQKPRGRHSIVPTSDPYAVVAVSGPDGPDTTLARTYVVRNSEAPDWSARIRIPLAHEASRLVLQVRDSDPFGSDLIGFATLPAATLLDGKPIADAWLPLLRPDGRGPPKPNSAIRVSLTFTPASSSPSRRRRFGGVPAYFPARRGCELKLYQDAHVAVGAPCSYERGRCWEDVCMAVLGAQKLVYVAGWAVGARVRLLREEMSPEMAEKAAEVRALAGVEVEKMALGDLLKYKSQEGVRVCLLVSDHHDTPLHPSFFLNTGGMMQTSGEDTKKFFKQSSVICVLSHRYPRSKVDMAKQKVVGTPYAHNQKSILVDTPASEATRRITAFLGGLDLAAGRYDTPAHRLFGDLDTVFRGDIHNPTLGDAAGENGPRLPWHDMHCRLDGAAAYDVLKNFEQRWRRATAKHLKASKHGKDDALLKLQRIPWILSPVVADGEDDALRVLPEDDPRCWHAQVFRSVDAGSVKGFPRSWETEEMEARHLLCDKSLAVEQSIHAAYVAAIRAADRFVYLETERFLGSSYAWPAPFRHPGAGNLVPMEIALKAASKIRAGEDFAAYVVLPMWPAAEGPPGSAPAQEALFWQGKTMQAMYEVVASAIVEAGASGRAHPQDYLNFYCLGNREQAPADLYGRAAETGTSPAALARRHGRFMVYVHSKGMVVDDEYVLLGSANVNQRSLSGSRDTEIAVGAHQPHHTGRRPRGQVHRYRMSLWEEHLGGLAEVLKAPESPECVRLVNQVARENWDRYTDEGEVVETMQGHLMKYPVEVDHDGSVWPLTGHEFFPDVGGRVLGSTNKFPDHLTM